In one Lolium rigidum isolate FL_2022 chromosome 3, APGP_CSIRO_Lrig_0.1, whole genome shotgun sequence genomic region, the following are encoded:
- the LOC124697916 gene encoding protein STRICTOSIDINE SYNTHASE-LIKE 13-like: MEEKKQRKGRGRDGGLVQYPHLFFAALALALLFMDPFHLGPLAGIDYRPVKHELAPYREVMARWPRDNGSRLRHGTLEFVDEVFGPESIEFDRHGRGPYAGIADGRVVRWMGDKAGWETFAVMNPDWSEKVCANGVESTTRKQHVKEQWCGRPLGLRFHRDTGELFIADAYYGLMAVGENGGVATSLAREAGGNPIHFANDLDIHMNGSIFFTDTSTRYSRKDHLNILLEGEGTGRLLRYDPETRAVHVVLNGLVFPNGVQISQDQQFLLFSETTNCRIMRYWLEGPRAGEAEVFANLPGFPDNVRLNSKGQFWVAIDCCRTPAQEVFARRPWLRAAYFKLPVSMKTLGQMVSMRMYTLLALLDGEGNVVEVLEDQGGEVMKLVSEVREVDRRLWIGTVAHNHIATLPYPLE; the protein is encoded by the exons atggaagagaagaagcagcGGAAGGGACGAGGACGCGATGGCGGCCTGGTGCAGTACCCGCACCTGTTCTTCGCGGCCCTGGCGCTGGCCCTGCTCTTCATGGACCCGTTCCACCTCGGCCCGCTGGCCGGGATCGACTACCGGCCGGTGAAGCACGAGCTGGCGCCGTACAGGGAGGTCATGGCGCGCTGGCCGAGGGACAACGGCAGCCGGCTCAGGCACGGCACGCTCGAGTTCGTCGACGAGGTGTTCGGGCCGGAGTCCATCGAGTTCGACCGCCATGGCCGCGGGCCTTACGCCGGGATCGCCGACGGCCGCGTCGTGCGGTGGATGGGGGACAAGGCCGGGTGGGAGACGTTCGCCGTCATGAATCCTGACTG GTCGGAGAAAGTTTGCGCCAATGGAGTGGAGTCGACGACGAGGAAGCAGCATGTGAAGGAGCAGTGGTGTGGCCGGCCTCTCGGGCTGAGGTTCCACAGGGACACCGGCGAGCTGTTCATCGCCGACGCGTACTACGGGCTCATGGCCGTCGGCGAGAACGGCGGCGTGGCGACCTCCCTCGCCAGGGAGGCTGGCGGCAACCCGATCCACTTCGCGAACGACCTCGACATccacatgaacggctcgattttcttcacCGACACGAGCACGAGATACAGCAGAAA GGACCATTTGAACATCTTGCTCGAAGGAGAAGGCACGGGGAGGTTGCTCAGATATGACCCAGAAACCCGTGCCGTTCATGTCGTGCTCAACGGGCTGGTCTTCCCAAACGGTGTGCAGATTTCGCAGGACCAGCAGTTCCTCCTCTTCTCCGAGACAACAAACTGCAG GATAATGAGGTACTGGCTGGAAGGACCAAGAGCCGGCGAGGCGGAGGTGTTCGCGAACCTGCCGGGGTTCCCCGACAACGTGCGGCTGAACAGCAAGGGGCAGTTCTGGGTGGCGATCGACTGCTGCCGGACGCCGGCGCAGGAGGTGTTCGCGCGGAGGCCGTGGCTGCGAGCCGCCTACTTCAAGCTCccggtgtcgatgaagacgcTGGGGCAGATGGTGAGCATGAGGATGTACACGCTCCTCGCGCTGCTCGACGGCGAGGGGAACGTCGTGGAGGTGCTGGAGGACCAGGGCGGCGAGGTGATGAAGCTTGTGAGCGAGGTGAGGGAGGTGGACCGGAGGCTGTGGATCGGGACCGTCGCGCACAACCACATCGCCACGCTCCCGTACCCGTTGGAATAG
- the LOC124697501 gene encoding splicing factor 3A subunit 2-like, which yields MDREWGSKPGSGGAATAQNEAIDRRERLRRLAMETIDLAKDPYFMRNHLGSYECKLCLTLHNNEGNYLAHTQGKRHQTNLAKRAAREAKDAPAQPQPNKRKVGPRKSVKIGRPGYTVTKQYDPDTKQHSFLFEIEYQEIEDNSKPRHRFMASYEQKIQSWDKNFQYLLFAADPYETIGFKIPSTEIDKSTDKFFSYWDPDKKSYVMQLYFKPRPPEANRQPAAPGTVPNGTEGPPGAPPRPPSHPQVPPPPPPHAPMGMPHRIPPPPMNGFQPPPPPPPIANGPPRSIPPPPPSGGAMANFTPGAPPSRPPMQGFPGPQQ from the exons ATGGATCGCGAGTGGGGCTCCAagcccggcagcggcggcgccgccaccgcccagaATGAGGCCATCGACCGGCGGgagcgcctccgccgcctcgccaTGGAGACCATCGACCTCGCCAAGGACCCCTACTTCATGCGCAACCATCTCGGCAG CTACGAGTGCAAACTCTGCCTGACGCTGCACAACAACGAGGGGAACTACCTGGCGCACACGCAGGGGAAGCGGCACCAGACCAACCTCGCCAAGCGCGCCGCCCGCGAGGCCAAGGACGCGCCCGCGCAGCCCCAGCCGAACAAGCGCAAGGTCGGGCCCCGCAAGTCTG TTAAGATTGGCAGACCTGGGTATACAGTAACTAAACAGTATGATCCTGACACGAAGCAACACTCATTTCTTTTCGAG ATTGAGTACCAAGAAATCGAAGATAATAGCAAGCCAAGGCACCGTTTCATGGCGTCATATGAACAG AAAATCCAATCTTGGGACAAGAATTTTCAATATCTACTTTTCGCGGCAGATCCCTACGAAACCATTGGATTTAAG ATACCAAGCACAGAGATTGACAAATCAACAGACAAGTTTTTCTCATATTGGGATCCAGACAAGAAGTCGTACGTT ATGCAACTATACTTCAAGCCAAGACCACCGGAGGCTAACAGACAACCAGCTGCTCCTGGCACTGTTCCAAATGGGACAGAAGGCCCTCCTGGTGCTCCTCCAAGGCCACCATCCCATCCACaggttccaccaccacctccaccgcatgCACCTATGGGGATGCCCCATAGGATCCCGCCACCACCAATGAACGGCTTtcaacctccaccacctccacctccgattGCAAATGGTCCTCCGCGATCaataccacctccacctccttctGGTGGTGCAATGGCTAACTTCACTCCTGGGGCGCCTCCGTCACGCCCTCCGATGCAAGGCTTTCCTGGGCCTCAGCAGTAG
- the LOC124701930 gene encoding histone H4, producing MSGRGKGGKGLGKGGAKRHRKVLRDNIQGITKPAIRRLARRGGVKRISGLIYEETRGVLKIFLENVIRDAVTYTEHARRKTVTAMDVVYALKRQGRTLYGFGG from the coding sequence ATGTCGGGCCgcggcaagggaggcaagggGCTCGGCAAGGGCGGCGCCAAGCGCCACCGCAAGGTGCTCCGCGACAACATCCAGGGCATCACCAAGCCGGCGATCCGCCGCCTGGCGCGCCGTGGCGGCGTCAAGCGCATCTCCGGCCTCATCTACGAGGAGACCCGCGGCGTGCTCAAGATcttcctcgagaacgtcatccgcgacgCCGTCACCTACACCGAGCACGCCCGCCGCAAGACCGTCACCGCCATGGACGTCGTCTACGCGCTCAAGCGCCAGGGACGCACCCTCTACGGCTTCGGGGGCTGA